Below is a genomic region from Syntrophorhabdales bacterium.
CCAGACGGATTATAAGACGTTCTCAAAAGCCCTTGCGACGTTCAAGGAAAGCCTGGATTTCAAGCCGCAGGAAAAGAAACACTATTTTCTTTATCAAAAACCGTATTACGCGTACAGGCTTTCAAAAACCAGCATGAAATTTTCAAAGAAAGAGCTTGTCTCTCTTCTCGATATGCTGGCGCATCTCGATGCCCTCATCAAGAGGGGCACCAAGTATGACAGGGTTCGCCTGGAATCAGGTCTCTTAGAGGTATAAGTGATAAAGCATATCGTTCTTTTTGTCCTCACTGCTATCTCTACCTATTTTGTCGCAGCCAGGTACTCCTTTGATCCTAAGTATTTTGTGGACGGGATATCTTACAGCGCATCTATCATGACCATTCTGCTTGCGCATGAGATGGGCCACTACAGCATGAGCAGGAGATATGGCGTACCCTCAACCCTGCCCTACTTCATACCTTTTCCCTTCTCTCCTTTTGGCACGTTTGGAGCCATCATCAAGATGAAGGGCATTATCATAAACAAGAAAGCCCTGTTTGATATAGGCGTGGCCGGTCCGCTCATGAGCTTCATTCTATCTGTACCCTGCCTTTACTTTGGCATGCGGCTCTCCCGCGTCATCCCCATGAACGAAAGCCTTCAGGAGGGTAGACTTGGCGAACCGCTGCTCTTGAAGCTCATCCAGCGCGTCACCATAGGGCAGGTTTCACCCGATTCCGATGTCCTGCTGCATCCCTTGGGCTATGCGGGATGGGTGGGACTCTTTGTCACAGCTCTCAATCTTTTACCAGTCGGGCAATTGGATGGAGGGCACATCATCTATGCCGTATTCGGCCAAAAAAGCAAATGGGCCTTCGCCGGATCGATGTTCGCGCTCATCCTGCTAGCCTTGTTGTACAACCCCGGCTGGCTTGCCCTCGTGATTCTGCTCTTGATATTCGGTATGCGCCACCCACATCCGCTGGATCCCGAAACCCCCCTGGACAGGCCCCGGAAGATACTGGCGGGCTTTATGCTGCTTGTTTTTGTACTCTCCTTTACCCCGGCGCCCTTTCCAGGGCTAAGGCTCAACCTGTTCGGGAAATAGACACGGATAGGTAAAAACGAAATTAAGGCAAAGGAATAAGTCAGGAAAGGATAAAACCGGACAGAGGTAGGAACAAAAAAAGAAGGTAGAGAAAGGAGGCGTGCTTCTCTACCTTCGCTTGTGATTTTTCTGTTGCTGCCTGCTCGTGCCTGCCTTACTGGAACTTCAGTTTTATAGGCTGGGCCGGCTGCTGATCCAGGCTTGCTACAACTTCCGAATTGGTCAAGACATCTTTGAGGCTCTTGGTCCCGTCAAGCACAGCATAGAAATCACTCTTGTTCATATAGGCTAGTACATATTCTACGTGCCCGCCGTACTTGTCGCATTGATAGAAATCTCGCACCGCCCATGCCACGCCGAATGCAACACCGCCGATGTCATCCGGCGCTATGTCGCTCTTCTTCAATACCTTAAGTTCCGGTTCGAAATAGAGCCGCATTACGATCTGGAGCCTCTCCTGGCCAGTCGTGGCATTCTTGTTGAAGTTGCAGTCTTCATGGTGGGTTTCCACAAAAAGATAGTAGGACTTCCCTCCACGGCCGTCTCCCAGCGTTGTAAATCCAAGCCCCTCCTTGGCGATCCCTATGTTCTTGCCGGTGTACCTCG
It encodes:
- a CDS encoding site-2 protease family protein, with the translated sequence MIKHIVLFVLTAISTYFVAARYSFDPKYFVDGISYSASIMTILLAHEMGHYSMSRRYGVPSTLPYFIPFPFSPFGTFGAIIKMKGIIINKKALFDIGVAGPLMSFILSVPCLYFGMRLSRVIPMNESLQEGRLGEPLLLKLIQRVTIGQVSPDSDVLLHPLGYAGWVGLFVTALNLLPVGQLDGGHIIYAVFGQKSKWAFAGSMFALILLALLYNPGWLALVILLLIFGMRHPHPLDPETPLDRPRKILAGFMLLVFVLSFTPAPFPGLRLNLFGK